Proteins found in one Takifugu rubripes chromosome 15, fTakRub1.2, whole genome shotgun sequence genomic segment:
- the capns1a gene encoding calpain small subunit 1a, with product MFLAQKLLGGLVNVIGNIDPSQFIPSEPPPPRRPAVYAEQNESDEERQFRKVFQQLAGDDMEVSPAELMNILNRIISRHADLKTDGFSIESCRSMVAVMDSDSTGKLGFHEFKHLWNNVKKWQGVYKSYDTDGSGLISAQELPKAFTAAGFPLNDQLFQMIIRRYSDENGNMDFDNYIGCLVRLDAMCRAFKTLDKDNNGTIKVNVQEWLQLTMYS from the exons ATGTTTCTGGCTCAAAAGCTTCTGGGTGGCTTAGTTAATGTTATTGG caacattgACCCCTCCCAGTTTATTCCCTCCGAACCT CCACCACCACGCAGGCCGGCTGTGTATGCAGAGCAGAACGAGAGCGATGAGGAGAGACAGTTCCGCAAAGTCTTCCAGCAGCTCGCTGGGGAC GACATGGAAGTGAGCCCAGCAGAGCTGATGAACATCCTCAACAGAATCATCTCAAGAC ATGCTGATCTAAAGACAGATGGCTTCAGCATTGAGTCTTGCAGAAGTATGGTGGCAGTCATGGAT AGTGACAGCACAGGCAAACTGGGATTTCATGAATTCAAACATCTCTGGAACAATGTAAAGAAGTGGCAG ggGGTCTACAAGTCCTATGATACAGACGGCTCAGGTCTCATCAGTGCACAGGAGCTACCAAAAGCCTTCACAGCTGCTG GATTCCCTCTCAACGATCAGCTGTTTCAGATGATCATTCGCAGATACAGCGATGAAAATGGGAACATGGATTTTGACAACTACATCGGCTGCCTCGTGAGGCTGGACGCCATGTGTC GTGCCTTCAAAACTCTGGATAAGGATAACAACGGGACCATCAAAGTCAATGTTCAGGAG TGGCTTCAGTTGACGATGTACTCCTGA
- the nova1 gene encoding RNA-binding protein Nova-1 isoform X2, translating to MEEGEYFLKVLIPSYAAGSIIGKGGQTIVQLQKETGATIKLSKSKDFYPGTTERVCLIQGTVEALNGVHNFIAEKVREMPQSAQKPEPVSILQPQTTVNPDRVKQAKIIVPNSTAGLIIGKGGATVKAVMEQSGAWVQLSQKPEGINLQERVVTISGEPEQNRKAVEIIVQKIQEDPQSSSCLNISYSNVSGPVANSNPTGSPYANTADVLPNAAAAAATASSLLGQAGLTGMGAFPAAMSSLSGNDLLAITSALNTLASYGYNTNTLGLGLNPAAASGVLAAVAASANPAAAAAANLLASYASDASSSAGHPSTGLGGFSLGSLAAATGASNGYLNASSPLMASSLLATEKLADGAKDVVEIAVPENLVGAILGKGGKTLVEYQELTGARIQISKKGEFIPGTRNRKVTITGSPAATQAAQYLISQRITYEQGVRATNPQKVG from the exons TGGCAAAGGTGGCCAGACCATCGTACAGCTGCAGAAAGAGACGGGTGCCACCATTAAGTTGTCCAAATCCAAAGACTTCTACCCAG GAACAACAGAACGTGTCTGTCTGATACAGGGTACTGTTGAAGCCCTAAATGGTGTCCACAACTTTATCGCGGAGAAAGTACGGGAGATGCCTCAGAGCGCCCAGAAACCCGAACCGGTCAGCATACTGCAGCCGCAGACTACTGTTAACCCTGACCGCGTTAAACAG GCGAAAATAATCGTCCCCAATAGCACAGCTGGGCTCATCATTGGCAAAGGTGGAGCCACAGTGAAGGCTGTCATGGAGCAGTCAGGGGCTTGGGTGCAGCTTTCCCAGAAACCAGAGGGAATCAACCTGCAAGAGAGAGTGGTTACCATAAGTGGAGAACCCGAGCAGAACCGTAAGGCTGTGGAAATCATAGTACAGAAGATCCAGGAGGACCCTCAGAGCAGCAGTTGCCTCAACATCAGTTATTCCAATGTCTCTGGTCCAGTGGCCAACTCCAACCCCACAGGTTCACCATACGCCAATACGGCGGATGTACTGCccaatgcagctgcagcagctgctacCGCCTCCAGCCTTCTGGGCCAGGCTGGTTTGACGGGAATGGGTGCCTTTCCTGCTGCCATGTCTAGCCTCTCTGGCAATGATCTGCTGGCCATTACTTCAGCCCTCAACACACTGGCCAGTTACGGTTACAACACTAACACCCTGGGCCTGGGCCTCaaccctgcagcagcatctggggTGCTGGCTGCGGTTGCGGCTAGCGCTAaccctgccgctgctgctgcagccaacctCCTGGCCTCCTACGCCAGCGATGCCTCGAGCAGTGCTGGTCACCCTTCTACGGGCCTCGGGGGATTCTCCCTGGGTTCTCTAGCAGCTGCAACAGGGGCTTCCAATGGTTACCTTAATGCTTCATCCCCACTGATGGCCTCCTCTTTACTGGCAACAGAGAAGCTGGCAGATGGAGCCAAGGACGTGGTTGAGATTGCTGTGCCGGAGAATCTGGTTGGTGCCATTttgggaaaaggagggaaaacgcTGGTAGAGTACCAGGAGCTAACTGGAGCCCGCATCCAGATCTCCAAAAAAGGAGAGTTCATTCCTGGCACTCGGAACCGTAAAGTTACCATAACAGGGTCACCGGCCGCTACACAAGCAGCACAGTATCTGATAAGCCAGCGAATCACTTATGAGCAAGGTGTTCGTGCTACCAACCCACAAAAAGTGGGCTAA